The Pedobacter roseus genome contains a region encoding:
- a CDS encoding type II toxin-antitoxin system RelE/ParE family toxin, translating into MVNKHLEIVWTKSAKSQLREIYKYISQESVQNAIKVINDLTQAVENIVQYPEKHKTDQYKKDNDGTYRAFEKHHFRVSYRNENQVIRILRIRHTKMNPKKH; encoded by the coding sequence TTGGTAAATAAACATCTTGAAATTGTCTGGACTAAATCAGCCAAAAGCCAATTAAGAGAAATCTATAAATACATTAGTCAAGAATCTGTCCAAAATGCAATAAAGGTTATAAATGATTTAACCCAAGCAGTAGAAAATATAGTTCAGTATCCTGAAAAACATAAGACTGATCAATATAAAAAAGATAATGACGGGACATATCGTGCTTTTGAAAAACATCATTTTCGGGTATCTTATCGAAACGAAAATCAGGTAATAAGAATACTAAGGATTAGGCATACCAAAATGAATCCTAAAAAACATTGA
- a CDS encoding YtxH domain-containing protein: MSIENQNQDQEQSFLDKAKNKLNELKDKAEDAWEDVKDKAEDTWENVKDKAEELKDKADDKYDELKTKGAFAAGEAKGNSEATGENLKDKASDLADKAADKVDDLKTKAAFKAGEIKGNFDANK, translated from the coding sequence ATGAGCATAGAAAATCAAAATCAAGACCAAGAACAAAGTTTCTTAGATAAAGCAAAAAACAAACTTAACGAATTAAAAGATAAAGCAGAAGATGCTTGGGAAGATGTTAAGGATAAGGCAGAGGATACATGGGAAAATGTAAAAGACAAAGCAGAAGAGTTAAAAGATAAAGCAGACGATAAATACGATGAGCTAAAAACAAAAGGCGCATTTGCTGCAGGTGAAGCTAAGGGAAACTCAGAAGCTACAGGCGAAAATCTGAAAGATAAAGCCAGCGATTTGGCAGATAAAGCTGCGGATAAAGTTGATGACCTTAAAACTAAAGCTGCTTTTAAAGCTGGTGAAATAAAGGGCAATTTTGACGCTAATAAATAA
- a CDS encoding acyl-CoA dehydrogenase family protein produces MANIFSSLKNAYNLFKHVDFDKLEALSKKVDLPKMVETISSLDDKQIQGMMKMMGGSHKKKELPPIEGDFYHLGDEALKDEDRELQLKVRAFLEKEVKPIVNHYWNKAEFPFEIIPKLAELNICGLTYKGYGCPGKSNLMEGILAMEMARIDTSISTFFGVQSGLAMGSIYLCGSEEQKQQWLPLMQQFKIIGAFGLTEPEVGSAAAGGLTTTCKKVNGKWVLNGQKKWIGNATFADILIIWARDEESGEVKGFIVKKDNPGFAVEKMQDKMALRIVQNGIITLTNCEVEEADRLQNANSFKDTAKVLQMTRAGVAWQAVGCARGAYENALEYTRNRKQFGKPIASFQLIQNHLVEMLSNLTAMQTLCFRLSQLQDQGLLKDEHASLAKVFCSLRTRDVVSKAREVMGGNGILLEYNVARFVADAEAIYSYEGTKEINTLIVGRAITGFSAFV; encoded by the coding sequence ATGGCGAATATATTCTCATCTCTCAAAAACGCTTACAATCTTTTTAAACATGTAGATTTCGATAAACTGGAAGCTTTATCGAAAAAAGTTGATTTACCTAAAATGGTAGAAACCATCTCGAGCCTGGATGATAAACAAATACAGGGGATGATGAAAATGATGGGCGGATCGCATAAAAAGAAAGAATTGCCCCCAATTGAAGGCGATTTTTATCACCTGGGCGATGAAGCCTTAAAAGATGAAGACCGGGAACTTCAGTTAAAAGTGCGTGCTTTTTTAGAAAAAGAAGTAAAACCGATTGTAAACCATTATTGGAATAAGGCCGAATTCCCTTTCGAAATCATTCCAAAATTGGCCGAACTTAATATCTGTGGTTTAACCTATAAAGGGTATGGCTGTCCTGGTAAATCAAATTTAATGGAAGGTATTTTAGCTATGGAAATGGCGCGGATTGATACCTCAATTTCTACGTTTTTTGGTGTGCAGAGTGGTTTGGCCATGGGATCGATTTATTTATGCGGATCGGAAGAGCAGAAACAGCAATGGTTGCCACTGATGCAGCAATTTAAAATTATTGGTGCATTTGGTTTAACCGAGCCTGAAGTAGGTTCTGCGGCGGCGGGAGGCTTAACCACCACCTGCAAAAAGGTAAATGGCAAATGGGTGTTGAACGGGCAGAAAAAGTGGATCGGTAATGCAACTTTTGCAGATATCTTAATTATTTGGGCCCGTGATGAAGAAAGTGGTGAGGTTAAAGGTTTTATTGTGAAAAAAGATAATCCAGGTTTTGCGGTAGAAAAAATGCAGGATAAAATGGCTTTGCGCATTGTACAAAATGGGATTATTACTTTAACCAATTGTGAGGTTGAAGAAGCCGATCGGTTGCAAAACGCAAATTCATTTAAGGATACGGCCAAGGTATTGCAGATGACAAGGGCTGGAGTGGCCTGGCAAGCGGTAGGTTGTGCCCGTGGAGCCTATGAAAATGCGCTGGAATATACCCGTAACCGCAAGCAATTCGGTAAACCTATTGCCTCGTTTCAGTTAATTCAGAACCATCTGGTAGAAATGTTATCGAACTTAACGGCCATGCAAACACTGTGTTTTAGGTTGTCGCAGTTGCAGGATCAGGGATTGTTGAAAGATGAACACGCTTCGTTAGCCAAAGTATTTTGTTCGTTGAGAACACGTGATGTGGTAAGCAAAGCCCGTGAAGTAATGGGTGGCAACGGTATTTTACTGGAATATAATGTAGCGCGTTTCGTGGCCGATGCTGAGGCGATTTATTCGTATGAGGGTACGAAAGAAATTAATACGTTGATTGTAGGTAGGGCCATAACCGGTTTCTCAGCTTTTGTTTAG
- the lat gene encoding L-lysine 6-transaminase codes for MYQLTVPADRVNESLRKHILADGFDLTYDMEKSHGAYIYDSKYNRTLLDFFTCFASVPLGYNHPKMISDEGFKNSLFQAALANPSNSDVYTQQYAQFVETFSEVGIPDYLPHAFFIAGGGLAVENAIKVAMDWKVQKNFAKGYTEEKGFKVLHFERAFHGRTGYTLSLTNTLPDKTKWFAKFDWPRVAVPEVKFPLSGDHLNHAIATEEASIAQIKKAFAENKDEICAIIIEPIQSEGGDNHLREEFLIQLKTLADENEAFLIYDEVQTGVGLTGKFWCHQHFSEKARPDIIAFGKKMQVCGILVGSKVDEIESNVFKVPSRINSTWGGNLVDMVRSTQILQIIKEDQLCENATKVGGYLRDNLEKFSHKFDQMSNVRGRGLLCSFDFPNKEMRNTFISKGLENNVMFLGCGEKTIRFRPALCIEQKHIDEGLTVMEKILPLL; via the coding sequence ATGTATCAATTAACAGTACCTGCAGATCGCGTTAACGAATCGTTAAGAAAGCACATTTTGGCCGATGGTTTCGACCTGACCTATGATATGGAAAAGAGTCATGGTGCATACATTTACGATTCGAAATACAACAGAACTTTACTCGATTTTTTTACCTGTTTCGCCTCCGTTCCCTTAGGTTATAACCACCCTAAAATGATCAGCGATGAAGGGTTTAAGAACAGCCTGTTCCAGGCAGCTTTGGCCAATCCTTCAAATTCGGATGTTTACACCCAGCAGTATGCACAGTTTGTAGAAACATTTTCGGAAGTTGGTATCCCTGATTACCTGCCTCATGCATTTTTTATTGCAGGCGGTGGCTTAGCGGTAGAAAATGCAATAAAAGTAGCCATGGACTGGAAAGTTCAGAAAAACTTTGCCAAAGGATATACGGAAGAAAAAGGTTTTAAGGTTTTACACTTCGAAAGGGCTTTTCATGGCCGTACCGGCTATACCTTAAGTTTAACCAATACCCTGCCCGATAAAACCAAATGGTTTGCCAAATTCGACTGGCCAAGGGTTGCCGTTCCAGAGGTTAAATTCCCTCTTTCGGGTGATCATTTAAACCATGCCATCGCAACGGAAGAAGCTTCGATCGCGCAGATCAAAAAAGCTTTTGCTGAAAATAAAGATGAAATCTGTGCCATCATTATAGAACCCATACAATCAGAAGGTGGCGACAACCACTTGCGGGAGGAGTTTTTGATCCAGCTTAAAACACTGGCAGATGAAAATGAAGCTTTTTTAATTTACGATGAAGTACAAACCGGCGTGGGTTTAACCGGCAAATTTTGGTGTCACCAGCATTTTAGCGAAAAAGCCCGACCAGATATCATTGCTTTTGGTAAAAAAATGCAGGTATGCGGTATCCTGGTAGGAAGTAAAGTAGATGAAATTGAAAGCAATGTATTTAAAGTTCCCAGCCGCATCAACTCTACATGGGGTGGTAACCTGGTAGATATGGTACGCTCTACGCAGATTTTACAAATTATAAAAGAAGATCAGCTTTGTGAAAATGCAACAAAGGTAGGTGGGTATTTAAGAGATAACCTAGAAAAGTTCTCCCATAAATTCGATCAAATGAGTAATGTGCGCGGAAGAGGTTTATTGTGCTCATTCGATTTCCCAAACAAAGAAATGCGTAATACTTTTATCAGCAAAGGGCTGGAAAACAATGTGATGTTTCTGGGCTGTGGCGAAAAAACTATACGTTTCCGTCCGGCACTGTGCATTGAACAAAAGCATATTGACGAAGGCTTGACGGTTATGGAAAAAATATTGCCTTTATTGTAG
- a CDS encoding glutathione peroxidase, which produces MQERIPNIYSFKVKKINGEEQPLSAYRNKVVLIVNTASECGFTPQLKELQQLKDEINDPDFEILGFPTNDFGKQEPLNGSDIASFCEINHGVKFPIFDKIMVRGAHAHPLYQFLSDKKQNSKLSSKPRWNFHKYIVNKNGELVDYFLPFTKPLSSKIKKKIQQLLNQNAQ; this is translated from the coding sequence ATGCAGGAACGCATTCCGAATATTTATTCATTCAAGGTTAAAAAGATCAATGGCGAAGAGCAGCCGTTATCAGCCTACCGCAACAAAGTTGTTTTAATTGTAAATACAGCCTCCGAATGTGGTTTTACGCCGCAATTAAAAGAATTACAGCAGCTTAAAGACGAGATCAATGATCCGGATTTTGAAATTTTAGGTTTTCCCACCAACGATTTCGGGAAGCAGGAGCCTTTAAATGGTTCAGATATTGCTTCCTTTTGTGAGATTAACCATGGGGTGAAATTCCCTATTTTCGACAAGATTATGGTGCGTGGGGCACATGCCCACCCACTTTATCAGTTTTTGAGCGATAAGAAACAGAATTCAAAATTAAGTTCGAAACCCCGGTGGAACTTTCATAAATATATAGTAAACAAAAATGGCGAACTGGTCGATTATTTTTTGCCATTTACCAAGCCACTGAGTTCTAAAATTAAAAAGAAAATTCAGCAGTTGCTGAATCAAAATGCCCAATAA
- a CDS encoding anthranilate synthase component I family protein, translating to MKTPQNISDFKQKALHWANQFEVCCFFDSNEYKDAYSAYDFIIAAEVTHELRCNTGSAFDELKSFYALHKQWIFGFFSYDLKNEIEDLQSNNTDGLNFPDLYFFVPKYLIAFKDGQAEVLLGKKSVLEEIELFQLQKQEQSETLQISQRLSKDQYIAKVEELRDHILRGDIYEVNFCQEFFAENAEINPVQTFELLNTVSPTPFAGYFKIYDQYILSATPERFLCKRGAKLISQPIKGTAKRSFDPTEDEAIKSQLRNDIKEQAENVMIVDLVRHDLTKSAVKGSVKVDELFGIYSFPQVHQMISTISCELKPEIHFIDAIKNAFPMGSMTGAPKVKAMKLIEAYEVTKRGIYSGSFGCISPDGDFDFNVVIRSILYNAKSKYLSFQVGGAITYQSNAASEYEECLLKASAILKVLGD from the coding sequence TTGAAAACCCCGCAAAACATATCCGATTTCAAACAAAAGGCATTACACTGGGCCAACCAGTTCGAAGTTTGCTGCTTCTTTGATTCAAATGAATATAAAGATGCCTATTCGGCATACGATTTTATCATTGCTGCAGAAGTAACGCATGAATTAAGATGTAACACAGGAAGTGCTTTTGATGAATTAAAAAGCTTTTATGCTTTGCATAAACAATGGATTTTTGGCTTTTTCAGCTACGATTTAAAAAACGAAATAGAAGATCTTCAATCTAATAATACTGACGGTTTAAACTTTCCGGATTTATACTTTTTTGTTCCAAAATATTTAATTGCATTTAAGGATGGGCAAGCTGAAGTATTGCTTGGTAAAAAATCAGTTTTAGAAGAAATTGAATTGTTTCAATTGCAAAAACAGGAACAATCGGAAACTTTACAAATTTCGCAAAGATTATCAAAAGATCAGTACATAGCTAAAGTAGAAGAGCTGAGAGATCATATTTTAAGGGGAGATATCTATGAAGTTAATTTCTGTCAGGAATTTTTTGCTGAAAATGCGGAGATAAATCCTGTCCAAACTTTCGAACTGCTCAATACTGTTTCCCCTACCCCCTTTGCCGGATATTTTAAGATTTACGATCAATATATTCTATCTGCAACACCAGAAAGGTTTTTATGCAAACGTGGTGCAAAACTTATTTCTCAACCTATAAAAGGAACGGCAAAAAGAAGTTTCGATCCAACAGAAGATGAAGCTATAAAATCGCAACTAAGGAACGATATTAAAGAGCAGGCAGAAAACGTCATGATTGTTGATTTAGTGCGCCATGACCTCACTAAATCAGCCGTTAAAGGCTCTGTTAAAGTAGACGAGCTATTTGGCATCTACAGCTTCCCACAAGTACACCAGATGATTTCTACCATTAGCTGCGAACTAAAACCGGAAATCCATTTTATCGACGCCATTAAAAATGCTTTTCCAATGGGCTCCATGACTGGTGCACCAAAGGTTAAAGCCATGAAATTGATCGAAGCATACGAAGTGACCAAACGTGGTATTTATTCAGGTTCTTTTGGCTGCATCAGTCCTGATGGGGATTTCGATTTTAATGTCGTTATCCGCAGCATTTTATATAATGCCAAATCAAAATATTTATCTTTTCAGGTCGGAGGAGCGATTACTTACCAAAGCAATGCGGCTTCAGAATATGAAGAGTGTTTATTGAAAGCCAGTGCAATATTGAAGGTATTGGGAGATTAA
- a CDS encoding DUF4294 domain-containing protein — protein MKFKGLFFLCIVMICSFSLRAQDTGAPIFPKMGKSDTIRVASTNDNGVMIPWMQLNEVSIYAARIWKSPAEQAAYNRLRYNVLKVMPYALFAKRRYEQLEQDLAKTQEKKEQKQLVKQCDKEIKDMFNREIKDLTITQGQILTKLIDREVGRTTYEIVKQTKGGFAAFSYQIVARVVGHNLKSTYDPNEDRDIESIIRTSGFYQ, from the coding sequence ATGAAATTTAAAGGGCTCTTTTTTCTTTGTATTGTAATGATTTGTAGCTTTTCGCTACGGGCGCAGGATACTGGTGCTCCAATCTTTCCTAAAATGGGAAAAAGCGATACTATAAGAGTAGCCTCAACAAACGATAATGGTGTAATGATCCCTTGGATGCAGCTTAACGAGGTAAGCATTTATGCAGCCAGGATCTGGAAATCGCCGGCAGAACAGGCTGCTTATAACCGTTTAAGGTACAATGTATTAAAAGTAATGCCTTATGCGCTGTTTGCTAAACGCCGCTATGAGCAATTGGAGCAGGATTTAGCCAAAACACAAGAGAAAAAAGAACAGAAACAACTGGTTAAACAATGTGATAAAGAAATTAAAGACATGTTTAACCGCGAAATAAAGGATTTAACGATTACTCAAGGTCAGATTTTAACAAAACTGATCGACCGCGAAGTGGGGCGGACAACTTACGAAATTGTAAAGCAGACTAAAGGTGGTTTTGCTGCATTTTCTTATCAGATTGTTGCACGTGTGGTTGGACATAATTTAAAAAGCACTTACGATCCTAATGAGGATAGGGATATAGAATCGATTATCCGCACCTCTGGATTTTATCAATAA
- a CDS encoding adenylosuccinate synthase encodes MTQVDVLLGLQWGDEGKGKIVDVLSPKYDLIARFQGGPNAGHTLEFDGKKFVLNTIPSGIFNEKTMNLIGNGVVIDPIILKRELDNLKKAGHDPVADGKLVIARKAHLILPTHQLLDAANEARMGKNKIGSTLKGIGPTYMDKTGRNGLRVGDTTLPDFKERYAKLVEKHTEILSHYEGFEYELAEKEASFFEAIEFLKTIPHVDSEHYVNGFLKEGKAVLAEGAQGTLLDVDFGSYPFVTSSNTTTAGACTGLGIAPNKVGAVYGIFKAYCTRVGGGPFPTELDNEVGENLRALGHEFGATTGRARRCGWIDLPALKYAIMLNGVTELIMMKADVLDTFDTIYACTHYEYNGETIDYMPYDIISIEPKPVLKAIDGWATDVTKITSVDQIPAKLNDYIAFLEKELEVPIKFLSVGPDRAQTLELR; translated from the coding sequence ATGACGCAAGTAGATGTACTTCTCGGCCTGCAATGGGGCGATGAAGGAAAGGGAAAAATCGTTGATGTTCTAAGTCCAAAATATGATCTTATTGCCCGTTTTCAGGGTGGCCCAAATGCCGGACATACTTTAGAGTTCGATGGCAAAAAATTCGTTTTAAATACTATCCCTTCAGGAATTTTTAACGAAAAAACCATGAACCTGATCGGTAATGGCGTAGTAATCGATCCAATTATCCTAAAAAGAGAGTTAGATAATTTAAAAAAAGCTGGTCATGATCCTGTTGCTGATGGCAAACTGGTGATTGCCCGTAAAGCACACTTAATTTTACCAACCCACCAATTATTGGATGCTGCTAACGAAGCACGCATGGGTAAAAACAAAATCGGGTCAACTTTAAAAGGTATCGGTCCAACTTATATGGATAAAACTGGCCGTAACGGTTTACGCGTTGGTGATACTACTCTTCCTGATTTTAAAGAGCGTTATGCTAAACTGGTAGAAAAACATACTGAAATCCTTTCTCACTACGAAGGTTTCGAGTACGAACTGGCTGAAAAAGAAGCATCATTCTTTGAAGCAATTGAATTCTTAAAAACCATTCCTCACGTAGATAGTGAACATTATGTGAACGGTTTCTTGAAAGAAGGAAAAGCTGTTTTAGCCGAAGGTGCACAAGGAACTTTACTGGACGTAGATTTCGGTTCATATCCTTTTGTAACTTCAAGTAACACTACAACTGCTGGTGCCTGTACCGGTTTAGGTATTGCGCCTAATAAAGTTGGTGCCGTATATGGTATTTTTAAAGCTTATTGCACACGTGTTGGCGGTGGTCCGTTTCCTACTGAGTTAGATAATGAAGTTGGCGAAAATTTACGTGCTTTAGGTCACGAGTTTGGTGCAACCACAGGCCGTGCCCGTCGTTGTGGCTGGATTGATCTTCCTGCTTTAAAATATGCCATCATGTTAAACGGTGTAACCGAATTAATTATGATGAAAGCCGATGTTTTGGATACTTTTGATACCATTTATGCCTGTACACATTACGAATACAATGGCGAAACGATCGATTATATGCCTTACGACATCATTTCTATCGAACCAAAACCAGTATTAAAAGCAATTGATGGCTGGGCTACTGATGTAACTAAAATTACTTCAGTTGATCAAATTCCAGCTAAATTGAATGATTACATCGCGTTCTTAGAAAAAGAACTGGAAGTGCCAATTAAATTCCTTTCGGTTGGACCAGACAGAGCACAAACTTTAGAATTACGTTAA
- a CDS encoding RelA/SpoT family protein, which yields MKTELVIDLEAEKQEILKRYRALLRASKSTLQKGDKKEIRKAFDMALESHKDMRRKSGEPYIYHPIAVAQIAAEEIGLGTTSIVCALLHDVVEDTDITLEDIEREFGKKTAKIIDGLTKISGVFDTNSSLQAENFRKMLLTLADDVRVILIKLADRLHNMRTMDFMPRHKQLKIASETIYLYAPLAHRLGLYAIKSELEDLSMKYLDPDTYKFIAKKLNEKKAERALFIKKFVEPIDEIVHEQGLVADVYGRPKSIHSIWNKMKKKNIPFEEVYDLFAIRIILDSAPENEKADCWKAYSIVTDLYRPNPDRLRDWVSSPKGNGYESLHTTVMGPRGQWVEVQIRTQRMNEIAEKGFAAHWKYKESSNDNGLDQWIQKVREMLSNPEANALDFLDDFKMNLFSDEIFIFTPKGALIQLPLGATALDFAFEIHTDVGATCIGAKVNHKLVPISYKLQNGDQVEIITSSKQTPKEDWLNVVVTAKAKSKIKSSLKEEKRKIAENGKEILERKLKSLKITYNTDNIQKLSYFFKLPSTQELFVNVALGKIELKDIREYLTTEKEVENRGPERPENLTVDMVKSKMKGSENDILLIGEDLQKIDYTLAACCNPIPGDDVFGFVTVSEGIKIHRTNCPNAAQLMSNYGYRIVKAKWNKQQELTFLTGLRIVGIDDVGLINNITRVISTDFKVNMRSITVDTNEGIFDGSIMIFVNDTEHLENLIKNLLKVRGVTGVTRFDA from the coding sequence ATGAAAACAGAGTTAGTGATTGATTTAGAGGCGGAAAAGCAAGAAATTCTAAAAAGATATAGGGCATTATTACGGGCAAGTAAATCTACCCTGCAAAAGGGCGATAAAAAGGAAATCAGGAAAGCTTTCGATATGGCACTCGAAAGCCATAAAGATATGCGCCGTAAATCTGGCGAACCTTATATTTATCATCCTATCGCTGTAGCGCAGATTGCTGCTGAAGAAATCGGCCTGGGAACAACTTCTATTGTATGCGCCCTACTGCACGATGTGGTGGAAGATACCGACATTACTTTAGAAGATATTGAACGTGAATTTGGCAAGAAAACCGCTAAAATTATAGATGGTTTAACCAAAATTTCGGGTGTTTTTGATACCAACAGCTCTTTACAGGCCGAAAACTTCCGTAAAATGCTGCTTACACTGGCTGATGACGTAAGGGTAATCCTGATCAAACTAGCCGATCGTTTGCACAATATGCGTACAATGGATTTTATGCCGCGCCACAAACAGCTTAAAATTGCGTCAGAAACCATTTATTTATATGCACCATTGGCCCATCGTTTGGGATTATATGCGATAAAATCGGAGCTGGAAGATCTTTCCATGAAATATCTTGATCCGGACACCTATAAATTTATAGCAAAAAAATTAAACGAGAAAAAAGCAGAACGTGCACTTTTCATTAAAAAATTCGTCGAACCGATTGATGAAATTGTACACGAGCAGGGTTTGGTAGCCGATGTTTACGGCAGACCAAAATCGATCCATTCGATCTGGAATAAAATGAAAAAGAAAAATATTCCTTTCGAAGAGGTATATGATCTTTTTGCCATCAGGATTATTTTAGATTCGGCTCCGGAAAATGAAAAAGCCGACTGCTGGAAAGCCTATTCAATTGTAACCGATTTATACCGTCCCAATCCAGATCGCTTACGCGACTGGGTTTCCTCACCTAAAGGAAATGGTTACGAAAGTTTACACACTACAGTAATGGGTCCACGCGGACAGTGGGTTGAGGTACAGATCCGTACGCAGCGCATGAACGAAATTGCAGAGAAAGGTTTTGCTGCACACTGGAAATACAAAGAATCGAGTAATGATAACGGTCTGGATCAATGGATCCAGAAAGTACGTGAAATGTTAAGCAATCCTGAAGCCAATGCTTTGGATTTCCTCGACGATTTTAAAATGAACCTTTTCTCTGATGAGATTTTCATCTTCACACCAAAAGGAGCTTTAATCCAGTTGCCTTTAGGTGCCACGGCTTTGGATTTTGCATTCGAGATCCATACCGACGTGGGTGCAACCTGTATCGGGGCAAAAGTGAACCACAAATTGGTTCCGATTTCGTACAAACTTCAAAATGGCGATCAGGTAGAGATTATTACCTCGAGCAAGCAGACGCCTAAAGAAGATTGGCTGAATGTGGTGGTTACCGCAAAGGCAAAATCAAAAATCAAATCATCTTTAAAAGAAGAAAAGCGCAAAATTGCCGAAAATGGCAAGGAAATTCTGGAAAGAAAGCTAAAATCACTAAAAATCACCTATAATACCGATAACATTCAAAAACTGAGTTATTTCTTCAAACTTCCTTCAACACAAGAGCTTTTTGTAAATGTAGCCCTTGGAAAAATTGAGCTGAAAGACATTAGAGAATACCTGACAACCGAGAAAGAAGTAGAAAACAGAGGACCGGAACGCCCTGAAAACCTAACGGTTGACATGGTTAAATCTAAAATGAAGGGCTCGGAAAACGACATTTTATTGATTGGAGAAGATTTACAAAAAATAGATTACACTTTAGCGGCTTGTTGTAATCCAATTCCCGGCGATGATGTTTTTGGCTTTGTTACGGTAAGTGAGGGCATTAAAATCCATCGAACAAATTGTCCAAATGCTGCCCAATTAATGTCAAACTATGGATACCGGATTGTTAAAGCAAAATGGAACAAACAGCAGGAGCTCACCTTCTTAACTGGCTTACGTATTGTAGGTATTGATGATGTTGGCTTAATCAATAACATTACGAGGGTTATTTCTACCGACTTTAAAGTAAATATGCGTTCCATCACTGTTGATACCAATGAAGGCATATTTGATGGATCGATTATGATATTTGTAAATGATACCGAGCACCTGGAAAACCTGATCAAAAATTTATTAAAAGTTAGAGGAGTTACCGGAGTTACCAGGTTTGACGCATAA
- a CDS encoding Fur family transcriptional regulator: MSEQKTNELVRKIFEAYLENKNLRKTPERFAILEEIYSRNDHFDVETLYIHMKNQKYRVSRATVYNTLELLVSCDLVTKHQFGKNMAQFEKSYGYRQHDHVICIECGKVVEFCDPRIHQIQTMVGDLLKFDVKHHSLNLYGFCSDCSMARKVNENAATAAKIEAN; the protein is encoded by the coding sequence ATGTCTGAACAAAAAACAAATGAGCTCGTTCGCAAGATTTTTGAGGCTTATTTAGAAAACAAAAATCTACGTAAAACACCAGAGCGTTTCGCTATATTGGAAGAAATATATTCAAGAAACGACCACTTTGATGTAGAAACCCTTTATATCCACATGAAAAACCAAAAGTACCGCGTAAGTCGTGCTACGGTTTATAACACTTTGGAATTACTGGTTTCATGCGATTTAGTTACCAAACACCAGTTTGGTAAAAATATGGCGCAATTCGAAAAATCTTACGGTTACCGCCAGCATGATCACGTGATCTGTATCGAATGCGGTAAAGTAGTAGAGTTCTGCGATCCACGTATCCACCAGATCCAAACCATGGTTGGTGATCTTTTAAAATTTGATGTTAAACACCATTCATTAAACCTTTACGGCTTCTGCTCTGACTGCAGTATGGCCAGAAAAGTAAATGAAAATGCGGCTACAGCTGCAAAAATTGAAGCAAATTAA
- the bshB1 gene encoding bacillithiol biosynthesis deacetylase BshB1, with the protein MKLDILVIAVHPDDAELCCSGTILKHIALGKKVGIVDLTRGELGTRGTAETRDEEAADSAKILGLHARENLGMRDGFFQDDEFHRLEVIKVIRKYQPEIILSNALEDRHPDHGRAGDLVYDSVFLSGLPKIETSVDGVKQEAHRPRLLLQYIQDRYLKPDIIVDITDHIDKKIESIKAFKTQFYNPDVDGLQTYISSPEFFESMIGRAREFGKSIGATFGEGFTSRKLLGVDNLFDLR; encoded by the coding sequence ATGAAGTTAGATATTTTAGTTATAGCCGTGCACCCTGATGATGCAGAGCTTTGCTGTTCAGGTACTATTTTAAAACATATTGCCCTCGGGAAAAAAGTTGGAATTGTGGATTTAACCCGCGGAGAACTGGGTACGCGTGGTACTGCCGAAACCAGGGATGAGGAAGCGGCAGATTCTGCAAAAATTTTAGGTTTACATGCCCGCGAAAATCTGGGTATGCGCGATGGTTTTTTTCAGGATGATGAGTTTCATCGTTTGGAGGTTATTAAAGTGATCAGGAAATATCAACCTGAAATTATTTTAAGCAACGCATTGGAAGACCGTCATCCTGATCATGGCAGGGCTGGTGACCTGGTTTACGATTCGGTATTTTTATCGGGTTTGCCAAAAATCGAAACTTCAGTAGACGGTGTTAAACAGGAAGCGCACCGTCCGAGATTATTGTTGCAATATATCCAGGACCGTTATTTAAAACCAGATATTATTGTAGACATCACCGATCATATTGATAAAAAAATAGAATCCATCAAGGCTTTTAAAACCCAGTTTTATAACCCTGACGTAGATGGGTTACAGACTTATATTTCTTCTCCTGAATTTTTTGAAAGTATGATCGGCCGTGCCAGGGAATTTGGTAAAAGCATCGGCGCCACTTTTGGCGAAGGTTTTACTTCAAGGAAATTGCTAGGGGTTGATAATTTATTTGATTTGAGGTAG